ATGGTCTTTGTATTCGATGGTTATTTGATACACCGGAGCGATTTACTTTTTATAAACAAACTGCACTTCAAATAACTCTCGACTATCTTAAGAAATAATTTTTTTTACTCAAAAACTGACCATTAGGTCAAATATTAAAAACGGAGATTGCATGACGGTCATCATAACAACTTTAGGAATTATTTTATTAATTATAATTGCTATGTTACTTCTCACACGTTACATGGCTTACAAATTCCTGGCAGTTAAACTACGCCCCAAAACCAAAACACCGGCGGATTTTCAACTGCCGTATGAATCCGTGCAATTTGAAAGCGAAGGACGTTTACTCAACGGTTGGATAATTCGTAATAATCCTCAAATGCCATTGGTTATTTTAGTTCATGGCTGGGAATCCAATGCTCAAGGCATGCTCCCCCACGCACAATATTTAACAACGGCCGGTTTTAACTTGTTTCTATATGACGCACGCGGGCATGGAGATTCGCAACCCGAAGATTACATGTCGCTTGTTCGATTTACCGAAGACCTGGAAAACGCTTACCGTTTTGTGAGACACAAAACAGAATTTAATAACCATCCTGTGATGTTACTCGGACATTCGATGGGCGGTGCAACCGTATGTCTGTTTACAGCGCGACACCCTGAAATAATCGCTGTTGTCGTTAGCTCAGCATTTGCGCGTTTTGATCTCATGATTCGTGATATGTTTAAAACTCATACCATACTTTTTAACTTACTTTACCCGGTTTTGGTTTCTCATTGGGAACGTATGCTTAAAGTTAAAATGGAAAATTGGCACCCTGCCGATCATTTGGCGCGCGTCCAATGTCCTGTATTTGTAGCTTTCGGAGGACAAGATGAAATGTTTACGGCTAAGCACTTTGAAACCTTTACCGGCGTCGCTACTAACGAACGTGATGAAAAACTTTGGTTGCCCGAGGGGCATCATCGCAATTTATATGAATTTGAATTGTATCGCACATCGGTCACAAATTTTTTGGTCCGATATGCAAAAGCCAATTTATATACATTAATGACTGGAGAAAGAACATATGCATCTTTGCCTTAAGCGCTGGTTAAAACGCTGGTTTGGCAATATCTTCAGTTGGTCTTTTTCGCAGAATGATATTGAAGACGGATTACCTAATCTGCATTGGCGTACGCCGAAAAGCTGAGTTTTTAGCTTGATTTTTTAGGCTTCGATCAATACTTTGGGCGCGTCATTTGAACATTATCCGCACGTCAAATTCTGAGGTTTTTTTTGAGTTTTATGCTTCCCAAAGCGGTGGCTGACGGTTTTACTCGCCTTTTGCAGCCATTGATTGCATTTTCAAGCCGCACCCGAATTAATCCCAATTGGTTCACCACATTAGGACTTTTGCTCAATGCAGTTGCTGCACTTATATTCGTAGCCGGTTCAATGTATGGAACACGCAGTGATTTACATTATATTGGATGGGGTGGTTTTTTTGTTTTGATGGGCGGCATTTGCGATATCTTGGATGGCAAAGTGGCCCGCTCTACGGGACTTTCATCGCGATTTGGTGCATTATATGATTCAGTGATTGATCGCTATAGTGAAGTGATCATGTTTCTCGGTATGGGATATTACCTGATCGGACATAATTATTTTTATGAATCAGTTTTTTGTTTTGTAGCTTTGGGCGGTTCGACGATGGTCAGCTATATTCGTGCACGATCGGAAGGCTTGCAACTTGAATGTAAAGTCGGACTTATGCAACGGCCCGAGCGAGTGGTTTGGTTAGGTTTTGGCGCTTTATTTTGTGGCCTTTCTCAGTACTTTGTTTCACCGGATTTTATTTTTTCGATTGGGAGTACACACGTTTTTAAACCCATTTATATTTTCACCGGCCCTATTGTCATAGTCGCCGTGTTGTCCAATTATACGTCCGTACAACGTATGATTCACAGTTATCATCAAAGCAAAACATCAAACTGAATTTGATATTTGTTTTAGCATAATAAGAAGGAGTCTTGCATTGGAAAAAAAGTCTTTGGATATCAAGCCCGCATCGGGAAAACTGGGAGTCTTATTACCGGGCATGGGCGCTGTGGCTACGACAATGGTCGCAGGCGTCATTGCCGTTCGTAAAGGTCTCGCTCAACCAGTCGGATCGCTGACCCAACTTGGAACGATACGCCTCGGCAAACGTACCGAAAAACGAATACCTAAAATCAACGAATTTGTACCGCTTAGCAGTTTGGAACAGATCGCTTTCGGCGGTTGGGATATTTTTGAAGACAACGCCTATCAAGCAGCGATCAAAGCGGGTGTTATCGAAAAAGATTTGCTCAATCAGATCAAACCGGAGTTAGAAGCGGTAAAACCGATGAAAGCCGTTTTTGATCAACGTTATGTCAAACGCCTCAATGGTACACATGTCAAGCAAGGCGCCAATAAAATGGAATTAGCCGACATGCTTCGTAAAGACATCCAAGACTTTAAAAAAACAAACGGCTGCGATCGCCTCGTAATGGTATGGTGCGGTTCTACGGAAGTTTTTATCAAGCCTACCGATGTACATCAGACCATCGAAGCGTTTGAAAAAGGATTACGAGAAAACGATGTCAATATTCCCTCCAGCATGATATACGCTTACGCGGCGATCATGGAAGGCGTCCCTTATGCCAATGGCGCCCCCAATCTATCAGCTGATGTTCCGGCATTGGTGGATCTTGCACAGAAAAAAAATGTTCCCATCTGCGGAAAAGATTTCAAAACCGGTCAAACGCTGATGAAGACCATTCTTGCACCAGGATTCAAAGCCCGTCTGCTTGGAATGAACGGCTGGTATTCAACAAATATTCTCGGAAATCGCGATGGCGAAGTACTTGATGATCCGGAATCCTTCAAAACTAAAGAAGAAAGTAAATTATCCGTACTTGAGCACATTTTGCAACCGGAAGTGTATCCGGATCTTTACGGAAAAATTTCACACGTTGTACGAATCAACTATTATCCCCCACGCGGCGATAATAAAGAAGGTTGGGACAACATTGATATCTTTGGCTGGCTCGGATATCCGATGCAAATCAAAGTGGACTTTTTGTGCCGTGACTCCATATTAGCTGCACCCATCGTCTTAGATCTTGCTTTATTTCTTGATCTGGCATCTCGCTCCGGATTCAAAGGTATTCAAGAATGGCTTTCGTTTTATTTTAAAAGCCCTCAACACGCCACGGCAGTTTATCCAGAACATGATCTCTTTATCCAACTGATGAAACTCAAAAACACATTGCGTTGGATGCGCGGCGAAGAACTCATCACGCATTTGGGATTAGAATATTACGATTAATCGAAGATTGTTCACATCAAAAAAGGGAGCGTTTTGCGCTCCCTTTTTTATTTCTATCGTCTGAGATTTCACTTTATCGCCGGCTTAAATACTTTGATATCGCCGTCATTGGCCGAAGGCGATATTCCAAGTATATGACACACCAATGCATAGATATGAATGTTTTCAAACGATGGGATCATCTTTCCTTTTTCAAACACTGGGCCTGACGCGATAAATAAGCCGCCCATCTCTTTGATTTCCGGATCAAAACCATGTGAACCATAAAGCCATC
This region of bacterium genomic DNA includes:
- a CDS encoding inositol-3-phosphate synthase, which encodes MGAVATTMVAGVIAVRKGLAQPVGSLTQLGTIRLGKRTEKRIPKINEFVPLSSLEQIAFGGWDIFEDNAYQAAIKAGVIEKDLLNQIKPELEAVKPMKAVFDQRYVKRLNGTHVKQGANKMELADMLRKDIQDFKKTNGCDRLVMVWCGSTEVFIKPTDVHQTIEAFEKGLRENDVNIPSSMIYAYAAIMEGVPYANGAPNLSADVPALVDLAQKKNVPICGKDFKTGQTLMKTILAPGFKARLLGMNGWYSTNILGNRDGEVLDDPESFKTKEESKLSVLEHILQPEVYPDLYGKISHVVRINYYPPRGDNKEGWDNIDIFGWLGYPMQIKVDFLCRDSILAAPIVLDLALFLDLASRSGFKGIQEWLSFYFKSPQHATAVYPEHDLFIQLMKLKNTLRWMRGEELITHLGLEYYD
- a CDS encoding CDP-alcohol phosphatidyltransferase family protein, translating into MLPKAVADGFTRLLQPLIAFSSRTRINPNWFTTLGLLLNAVAALIFVAGSMYGTRSDLHYIGWGGFFVLMGGICDILDGKVARSTGLSSRFGALYDSVIDRYSEVIMFLGMGYYLIGHNYFYESVFCFVALGGSTMVSYIRARSEGLQLECKVGLMQRPERVVWLGFGALFCGLSQYFVSPDFIFSIGSTHVFKPIYIFTGPIVIVAVLSNYTSVQRMIHSYHQSKTSN
- a CDS encoding alpha/beta fold hydrolase; this encodes MTVIITTLGIILLIIIAMLLLTRYMAYKFLAVKLRPKTKTPADFQLPYESVQFESEGRLLNGWIIRNNPQMPLVILVHGWESNAQGMLPHAQYLTTAGFNLFLYDARGHGDSQPEDYMSLVRFTEDLENAYRFVRHKTEFNNHPVMLLGHSMGGATVCLFTARHPEIIAVVVSSAFARFDLMIRDMFKTHTILFNLLYPVLVSHWERMLKVKMENWHPADHLARVQCPVFVAFGGQDEMFTAKHFETFTGVATNERDEKLWLPEGHHRNLYEFELYRTSVTNFLVRYAKANLYTLMTGERTYASLP